A single window of Brevundimonas naejangsanensis DNA harbors:
- the trxA gene encoding thioredoxin: MTFADPSLTTPPDLIKDGTDASFMQDVVEASKHQPVIVDFWATWCGPCRTLGPALEKAVRAAKGAVKMVKIDVDANPAYAGQLRVQSIPTVYAFVNGQPVDGFQGAVPDSQIKAFIDKLTGGKGVHTDVEQLLSLGEESLTLNDLGGAAQAFAHVLTMEPGNQKAIAGMARVYLAEGDAEQAAQTIAMAPADSADPAVQAVRAQLSLASAAPTGATAELEARLTADKNDHEARFDLAQALASAGDLKGAVDHLLAIVQADRDWNEQAARKQLLTVFEAAGPNSEVARDGRRRLSSILFS, encoded by the coding sequence ATGACCTTCGCCGACCCGTCGCTGACCACCCCGCCCGACCTGATCAAGGACGGCACGGACGCCTCCTTCATGCAGGACGTGGTCGAGGCCTCGAAGCATCAGCCGGTCATCGTCGACTTCTGGGCGACCTGGTGCGGTCCGTGCCGCACGCTGGGCCCGGCGCTGGAAAAGGCCGTGCGCGCCGCCAAGGGGGCGGTGAAGATGGTCAAGATCGATGTCGACGCCAACCCGGCCTATGCGGGCCAGCTGCGGGTGCAGTCGATCCCGACCGTCTACGCCTTCGTCAACGGCCAGCCGGTGGACGGCTTCCAGGGCGCCGTGCCCGACAGCCAGATCAAGGCCTTCATCGACAAGCTGACCGGCGGCAAAGGCGTCCACACCGACGTCGAACAGCTGCTGTCGCTGGGCGAGGAGTCGCTGACCCTCAATGATCTGGGCGGCGCCGCTCAGGCCTTCGCTCATGTGCTGACCATGGAGCCGGGCAACCAGAAGGCCATCGCCGGCATGGCCCGCGTCTATCTGGCCGAGGGCGACGCCGAACAGGCCGCCCAGACCATCGCCATGGCGCCCGCCGATTCCGCCGATCCGGCGGTCCAGGCCGTGCGCGCCCAGCTGTCGCTCGCCTCGGCCGCGCCCACCGGCGCGACCGCCGAACTCGAAGCCCGGCTGACCGCCGACAAGAACGACCACGAAGCCCGCTTCGACCTGGCCCAGGCCCTGGCCTCGGCGGGCGACCTGAAAGGGGCGGTCGACCACCTGCTGGCCATCGTTCAGGCCGACCGCGACTGGAACGAACAGGCCGCCCGCAAGCAGCTGCTGACGGTGTTCGAGGCCGCCGGCCCCAACAGCGAAGTCGCCCGCGACGGCCGACGACGCCTGTCCTCCATCCTGTTCTCCTAA
- a CDS encoding LON peptidase substrate-binding domain-containing protein has protein sequence MAQGYVKASELPQVIPVFPLPGSILLARGQLPLNVFEPRYLNMVDDAMAGDRMIGLIQPVGAAGENPPLTRVGCAGRITSFAETSDGRYLITLTGVCRFAVATEMQVRTPYRQVRADFQPYEADLRAPDPDEAFDREPFLSALAPYLSGRGLDIDWDTARAAPQEALVNSLAMGLPFDPPEKQALLEALTLTDREAALTALLRIEAVAPDDDEPGPAMQ, from the coding sequence ATGGCTCAGGGCTACGTCAAGGCCAGCGAACTTCCCCAGGTGATCCCGGTCTTTCCGCTGCCGGGATCCATCCTTCTGGCGCGGGGCCAGCTGCCGCTGAACGTGTTCGAGCCGCGCTATCTGAACATGGTGGACGACGCCATGGCGGGGGACCGGATGATCGGCCTGATCCAGCCGGTCGGCGCCGCGGGCGAGAACCCGCCCCTGACCCGCGTCGGCTGCGCCGGGCGGATCACCAGCTTCGCCGAGACGTCGGACGGGCGCTATCTGATCACCCTGACCGGGGTGTGCCGCTTCGCCGTGGCCACCGAGATGCAGGTGCGCACCCCCTATCGTCAGGTGCGCGCCGACTTCCAGCCCTATGAGGCCGACCTGCGCGCGCCCGATCCCGACGAGGCCTTCGATCGCGAGCCCTTCCTGTCGGCCCTGGCGCCCTATCTGTCCGGGCGCGGTCTGGACATCGACTGGGACACCGCCCGCGCCGCCCCGCAGGAGGCGCTGGTCAACAGCCTGGCCATGGGCCTGCCTTTTGATCCGCCCGAAAAACAGGCTCTGCTGGAGGCCCTGACCCTGACCGACCGCGAAGCCGCCCTGACCGCCCTGCTCCGCATCGAAGCCGTCGCCCCCGACGACGACGAGCCGGGTCCGGCGATGCAGTAG
- a CDS encoding Trm112 family protein: protein MSDAFNTPVSVDPRLLEVLVCPVTRGRLTYDRERNELVSAGAKLAFPIRDGVPIMLAEDARPLD, encoded by the coding sequence ATGAGCGACGCCTTCAACACCCCCGTCTCGGTCGATCCCCGCCTGCTGGAGGTGCTGGTCTGCCCGGTCACGCGCGGCCGCCTGACCTATGACCGCGAGCGCAACGAACTGGTCTCGGCGGGCGCCAAACTGGCCTTCCCCATCCGCGACGGCGTGCCGATCATGCTGGCCGAAGACGCCCGCCCGCTGGATTGA